One segment of Calypte anna isolate BGI_N300 chromosome 4A, bCalAnn1_v1.p, whole genome shotgun sequence DNA contains the following:
- the HAND2 gene encoding heart- and neural crest derivatives-expressed protein 2 encodes MSLVGGFPHHPVVHHEGYPFAAAAAAAAAAATRCGHEENPYFHGWLISSHPEMSPPDYSMALSYSPEYANGAPGMDHSHYGGVPPGNGPPGLGGPRPVKRRGTANRKERRRTQSINSAFAELRECIPNVPADTKLSKIKTLRLATSYIAYLMDLLAKDDQNGEAEAFKAEIKKTDVKEEKRKKELNEILKSTVSSNDKKTKGRTGWPQHVWALELKQ; translated from the exons ATGAGTCTAGTGGGCGGCTTCCCCCACCACCCGGTGGTGCACCATGAGGGCTACCCTttcgccgccgccgccgctgccgccgctgccgccgccacCCGCTGCGGCCACGAAGAGAACCCCTACTTTCACGGCTGGCTTATCAGCAGCCACCCGGAGATGTCCCCCCCCGACTACAGCATGGCTCTGTCCTACAGCCCCGAGTACGCCAACGGGGCGCCGGGCATGGACCACTCCCATTATGGGGGGGTGCCGCCCGGGAATGGCCCGCCCGGGCTCGGGGGGCCCCGGCCAGTGAAGCGCAGGGGCACGGCGAACCGCAAAGAGCGGCGCAGGACTCAGAGCATCAACAGCGCCTTCGCGGAGCTGCGGGAGTGCATCCCAAACGTGCCCGCCGACACCAAGCTCTCCAAGATCAAAACCCTCCGCCTGGCCACCAGCTACATCGCCTACCTCATGGACCTGCTGGCGAAGGATGACCAGAACGGGGAGGCGGAGGCCTTCAAGGCAGAGATCAAGAAGACAGACgtgaaggaggagaagaggaagaaagagctg AATGAAATCTTGAAAAGCACAGTTAGCAGCAACGataagaaaaccaaaggaaGGACTGGCTGGCCGCAGCATGTCTGGGCTTTGGAGCTCAAGCAATGA